A DNA window from Bradyrhizobium sp. CCBAU 53421 contains the following coding sequences:
- a CDS encoding ATP-dependent RecD-like DNA helicase, with the protein MSSGAIQHLNLRVAWHDNRWNGRVCLAPSKNAYCIDLDRIRAARDDAAEDALAGKEFSELEEGQFPPCQAESGGFMNDKPWWRAFNHPYQNIKEAQKTHGKLVRTVVKVPPYSTFAVPFFWMLQKHQQEIEERLPASLPPGDQAPFPTSWVFSRERQEALCELFFNRIAAKKSLVFFYTKSGHPLEETVNRLVVGVGMVDQIGALQHYDAAEGPRYPLWDRLLTHSIRPNGADGMLLPYHDYLEDTGDSDENLRRRELLEEIAVVPDRGQVKSFSYVGEHAANDVALSTLVRSLEAVRKVRVHGVAPGPWERREEWLNQQIHAVWQDRGAFPGAGAALEALGMRLGTSLMLELSASGDIKPKDNPWPVIDAILRGKRPPPKKAYKGDVEAVAATWNALTGERRALLQLLSRFELSPAQALRWFTPGERRKATRGQVDDAAILANPYRIVEADLGDLNEHPVALGAIDRGMLPDATIAAEHPVPKPSLVESPLDWRRVRAAFVTVLRIAGQQGDALLAEDEAIEALASLDLSHPLQASADWIKGNLNNIEGEIARFELARDAHSSPVQCLQLTDAMKNEQRLSRILQKRAQAAIESLKEDWSALLRESISEQGVSVNFKEPRYADALAEQSRMLETITTRKLSVLVGGAGTGKTTVLGALKKSKALSKQGILFLAPTGKARVRLGQKTGDASMTVAQFLYQRDRYDALRQRPLFEGDPPYAKEKTVVIDECSMLTMDDLLAVLLALDLAHVQRVILVGDPNQLPPIGMGRPFADLVAFLEEASEKQREDGKALARLSVEVRTSAGAPSDSLRLASWFTRESQPVDADRVLSDLEAGETFNDLEVHYWKTPKDLHQQLSGLFQKHLNLASDSDVEGFNVALGLTEQGWVPFDDHDGAENFQLLCPGKKNIHGVAELNRWIQRRFRASQLKTARQPWGLSLGDEEIVWGDKVILTRNGRRNGWNGKDKQKVEEYLANGEIGVAASGSGAAKNKALNVAFVARPDVRFGFYPSNFGPESAPLELAYALTVHKAQGSDFRKVFVILPQRSRLLTRELVYTALTRSKDRLILLMEGDDPSGLYDLIRTSETARRSTNLFAVGIRAEDPRAEKSGKPSKDRYAAHLIYRTTRGELVRSKSELLIAEKLHALGINYQYERPLDGTARPGRLRPDFSFIDDSGEIILWEHLGRLDQAKYREGWEWKQQWYLQNGFKEGNNLFTSTEEQIRDIDFIDKTAKGIRAHLE; encoded by the coding sequence ATGAGCTCGGGCGCTATTCAACATCTCAATCTGCGGGTTGCCTGGCACGACAACCGGTGGAACGGTCGGGTCTGCCTGGCTCCGTCAAAGAATGCCTACTGTATTGATCTTGACCGCATCCGCGCGGCAAGGGACGACGCGGCGGAAGACGCGCTCGCGGGCAAGGAGTTTTCGGAGCTGGAGGAGGGCCAGTTTCCGCCCTGCCAGGCCGAGTCAGGCGGGTTCATGAACGACAAGCCATGGTGGCGGGCCTTCAATCATCCCTACCAGAACATCAAGGAGGCACAGAAAACGCACGGCAAGCTTGTCCGGACCGTCGTCAAGGTGCCGCCTTACTCGACCTTCGCCGTTCCGTTTTTCTGGATGCTTCAGAAACATCAGCAGGAGATCGAGGAGCGATTGCCTGCCTCATTGCCGCCGGGCGACCAGGCCCCGTTCCCGACCTCATGGGTTTTTTCGCGCGAGCGGCAGGAAGCCTTGTGCGAGCTGTTCTTCAACCGGATCGCGGCCAAGAAGTCGCTCGTGTTTTTTTACACGAAAAGCGGACATCCGCTCGAAGAGACCGTTAATCGCCTGGTTGTTGGCGTCGGCATGGTGGACCAGATTGGTGCACTGCAACACTACGACGCCGCCGAGGGGCCCCGCTATCCGCTTTGGGACCGTCTCCTCACACATTCGATCCGGCCGAACGGCGCGGACGGAATGCTTCTGCCGTATCACGATTACCTGGAGGACACAGGCGACTCCGACGAAAACCTGCGCCGGCGCGAACTTCTCGAAGAGATCGCGGTCGTACCCGACCGCGGGCAAGTCAAATCCTTCTCCTATGTCGGAGAGCACGCCGCCAACGACGTGGCGCTTTCCACCTTGGTGCGGAGCCTCGAAGCGGTCCGGAAGGTGCGAGTTCACGGTGTGGCGCCTGGCCCCTGGGAGCGGCGCGAGGAATGGCTCAACCAGCAAATCCATGCCGTCTGGCAGGACCGAGGCGCGTTTCCAGGCGCAGGCGCAGCGCTCGAAGCGCTCGGAATGCGGCTCGGCACGAGCTTGATGCTGGAGCTGAGCGCCAGCGGCGACATTAAGCCGAAGGACAACCCCTGGCCGGTCATCGATGCGATCCTGCGCGGAAAGCGTCCGCCTCCGAAAAAAGCTTATAAAGGCGATGTTGAAGCGGTTGCGGCGACATGGAATGCGCTCACCGGTGAACGGCGCGCGCTGCTCCAGCTGCTGTCGCGATTTGAGCTCAGTCCCGCGCAGGCGCTGCGCTGGTTTACTCCGGGCGAGCGCAGGAAGGCGACCCGCGGCCAGGTCGATGACGCAGCGATTCTCGCTAATCCCTACCGGATCGTGGAAGCCGATCTGGGCGATCTCAACGAGCATCCTGTCGCGCTCGGCGCGATTGACCGCGGAATGTTGCCGGACGCGACAATTGCGGCGGAACACCCTGTTCCAAAGCCTTCCTTAGTCGAGTCACCGCTCGACTGGCGGCGCGTGCGCGCCGCGTTCGTGACCGTTCTCCGCATCGCGGGCCAGCAGGGTGACGCGCTGCTCGCCGAAGACGAAGCGATCGAGGCGCTCGCTTCGCTCGACCTCAGCCATCCCCTGCAGGCATCGGCGGACTGGATCAAGGGCAATCTGAACAACATCGAGGGGGAGATCGCGCGTTTCGAACTCGCGCGTGATGCCCATTCTTCCCCGGTACAGTGTCTTCAGCTGACCGACGCCATGAAGAACGAGCAGCGCCTTTCCCGAATTTTGCAAAAGCGCGCGCAAGCCGCGATCGAAAGCCTGAAGGAGGACTGGTCCGCTCTTCTGCGCGAGAGCATCAGCGAGCAAGGGGTGAGCGTTAATTTCAAAGAGCCGCGCTATGCGGACGCGCTCGCTGAGCAAAGCCGCATGCTCGAAACCATCACCACAAGAAAACTGAGCGTGCTAGTGGGCGGCGCGGGGACAGGAAAGACAACGGTTCTCGGCGCTTTAAAGAAATCAAAGGCCCTTTCCAAGCAAGGGATCCTGTTTCTCGCGCCGACCGGCAAGGCGCGCGTGCGCCTCGGGCAAAAAACCGGTGACGCTTCGATGACGGTCGCGCAGTTCTTGTACCAGCGCGACAGATATGACGCGCTGAGGCAACGCCCGTTGTTCGAGGGCGACCCGCCCTACGCGAAGGAAAAGACCGTCGTCATCGACGAATGCTCGATGCTCACGATGGACGACCTGCTGGCCGTGCTGCTCGCGCTCGATCTCGCGCACGTGCAGCGCGTCATCCTTGTGGGCGATCCAAACCAGCTCCCGCCCATCGGCATGGGCCGCCCGTTCGCGGATTTGGTTGCATTCCTCGAGGAGGCTTCCGAAAAGCAACGCGAGGATGGCAAGGCGCTCGCGCGGCTGTCGGTCGAAGTGAGGACGAGTGCGGGCGCTCCCTCCGACAGCCTGCGGCTTGCATCCTGGTTCACGAGGGAGTCTCAACCGGTGGATGCCGACAGGGTGCTGAGCGACCTTGAGGCCGGGGAAACGTTCAACGATCTGGAAGTCCATTACTGGAAAACCCCAAAAGATCTGCATCAGCAGTTATCCGGTCTGTTCCAGAAGCATTTGAATCTCGCCAGCGACAGCGATGTCGAAGGGTTTAACGTTGCGCTCGGGCTCACGGAACAAGGCTGGGTCCCTTTCGACGATCACGACGGCGCGGAGAACTTCCAGCTCCTGTGCCCCGGCAAGAAGAATATTCACGGCGTGGCGGAGCTGAACCGATGGATTCAGCGCCGCTTTAGAGCTTCGCAACTGAAGACCGCGCGGCAGCCGTGGGGACTGAGTCTCGGCGATGAGGAGATCGTATGGGGCGACAAGGTCATTCTGACGCGCAACGGCAGGCGCAACGGATGGAACGGCAAAGATAAGCAGAAGGTCGAGGAATATCTCGCCAACGGCGAAATCGGCGTCGCGGCCAGTGGGAGTGGAGCCGCCAAGAATAAGGCTCTCAACGTCGCGTTCGTCGCGCGCCCGGATGTGCGGTTCGGATTTTATCCGAGCAATTTCGGTCCGGAGAGCGCGCCTCTCGAACTCGCCTATGCGCTGACAGTGCATAAGGCCCAGGGAAGCGATTTCAGGAAGGTATTCGTTATCCTGCCGCAGCGCTCGCGCCTTCTCACGCGCGAGCTGGTCTACACGGCGCTGACCCGCTCGAAAGACCGGCTGATCCTGCTCATGGAGGGCGATGATCCAAGTGGTCTGTATGACCTCATTCGAACCTCGGAGACGGCCAGGAGGAGCACGAACCTCTTCGCGGTCGGCATCCGAGCGGAAGATCCTCGCGCCGAGAAGAGCGGCAAGCCGTCGAAGGACCGCTATGCCGCGCATTTGATTTACCGCACGACGCGGGGCGAGCTTGTCCGCAGCAAATCCGAGCTCCTGATCGCCGAAAAGCTGCACGCCCTCGGCATCAATTATCAATACGAGCGCCCGCTAGACGGAACGGCAAGGCCGGGCCGTTTGCGTCCCGACTTTTCGTTCATCGATGATTCCGGCGAGATCATCCTTTGGGAGCATCTCGGCCGCCTCGATCAGGCGAAATACCGCGAAGGCTGGGAATGGAAGCAGCAATGGTATCTGCAGAACGGCTTCAAGGAAGGAAACAACCTTTTCACCAGCACTGAAGAGCAGATCCGCGACATCGACTTTATCGACAAAACAGCCAAAGGCATTCGCGCGCACCTTGAATGA